The proteins below are encoded in one region of Candidatus Aegiribacteria sp.:
- a CDS encoding glycosyltransferase family 4 protein, which translates to MRILVTINCIGVDASAAGGIALAGMMAETGHTVAVQAAPDGPVARAAARQGLECTDLNLQKSAFVTGLLPFKKLIRGFAPDVICTTRADGQTASAMVAGNVPMVRIRCDIRKPRSGKTWKMVDRKTDLVVFPSSFMIEKGYIGEREGPVSVIPHPVDTDLYSFSEGREISEPLLVSIGRLSPIKGHRTLIKALKLLPGNVKAVIAGAPSQQSIEELQTFAKTLGVENRITLSGKVENVRDIIARGTIGVVTSLGSEVVSRAGMEMMSSGLPLLAAATNGLLDLVKDGRTGFFHSPGNSRQLASQAEYLIRNPSLAMRMGRKARRNCIDSLSYPVIAETWNLALTELIRGNKISSRRYHQ; encoded by the coding sequence TTGAGAATTCTTGTTACCATCAACTGCATAGGTGTTGACGCTTCGGCTGCAGGCGGAATCGCCCTTGCCGGGATGATGGCTGAAACGGGACATACAGTTGCCGTTCAGGCTGCTCCTGACGGCCCCGTTGCGAGGGCTGCAGCCAGGCAGGGCCTTGAATGTACAGATCTGAACCTTCAGAAATCGGCCTTCGTTACCGGTCTTTTGCCCTTTAAGAAACTGATCAGGGGTTTCGCGCCGGATGTGATCTGTACAACCCGGGCTGACGGTCAGACGGCTTCCGCGATGGTTGCCGGTAACGTTCCAATGGTCAGGATAAGATGCGATATCAGGAAACCGCGTTCAGGAAAAACCTGGAAGATGGTGGACAGAAAGACAGATCTTGTCGTATTTCCTTCCTCCTTCATGATAGAAAAGGGCTATATCGGAGAAAGGGAGGGACCCGTTTCGGTAATACCCCACCCTGTGGATACTGATTTGTACTCCTTCAGTGAGGGCAGGGAGATATCTGAACCTCTTCTTGTTTCAATCGGCAGGCTCAGCCCCATAAAGGGACACAGGACACTGATAAAGGCTCTGAAGCTGCTTCCGGGAAATGTTAAGGCCGTAATAGCCGGGGCTCCAAGCCAGCAGTCAATAGAAGAACTTCAGACATTCGCGAAAACTTTAGGAGTGGAGAACAGGATCACTTTATCCGGAAAAGTTGAGAATGTAAGGGATATCATCGCAAGGGGAACAATTGGCGTTGTTACGAGCCTTGGAAGTGAAGTTGTCTCAAGAGCGGGAATGGAAATGATGAGTTCAGGACTGCCCCTGCTGGCGGCAGCCACAAATGGGCTTCTGGACCTTGTGAAGGATGGCAGAACAGGTTTTTTTCATTCTCCTGGGAATTCCAGACAGCTTGCTTCCCAGGCGGAATATCTGATAAGGAATCCTTCTCTTGCCATGAGAATGGGCAGGAAAGCCAGGAGGAACTGCATAGACAGTCTCAGTTATCCCGTAATTGCCGAGACATGGAATCTTGCCCTTACGGAATTGATAAGAGGGAACAAGATCTCTTCTCGCAGGTATCATCAGTAA
- a CDS encoding DUF3108 domain-containing protein: MTAFLIVMSLLCADSLETEASFVEYLPRYVENSAFGPGERLEFSVEYGIIKAGTAVLAVTGPEQYEGLMAYRISATARSNPAFSTFFEVIDVNEALLDIVQFHTLYFSKNLSEGDFKYQEEVFFDQDAGMVYYPEETDSSLMEMEIPPHALDVLSCLYFARTLPLEVGDTYYIDSHIDNENYPLEITVHERDHIRVPAGEFDCIMVQPTLQSQGLFDQQGEIWVWLTDDERHMPVLMRSAIVIGEIVCVLKDYSVGTPIEVENPGFETYLVEAQ, translated from the coding sequence ATGACAGCATTTCTTATTGTGATGAGTTTATTATGTGCGGATTCCCTGGAAACCGAAGCCTCCTTTGTGGAATATCTGCCGAGATACGTTGAAAACAGCGCTTTCGGCCCGGGAGAGAGGCTGGAGTTCAGCGTTGAATACGGTATTATCAAAGCGGGAACAGCAGTTCTGGCTGTAACCGGGCCGGAGCAATACGAGGGGCTTATGGCATACAGAATATCAGCAACTGCCAGGTCCAACCCCGCATTCAGTACCTTCTTCGAAGTTATCGATGTCAATGAAGCTCTACTTGACATAGTCCAGTTCCATACCCTCTATTTTTCGAAGAACCTGAGTGAGGGCGATTTTAAATATCAGGAGGAAGTTTTTTTCGATCAGGATGCCGGGATGGTCTACTATCCTGAAGAGACCGATTCTTCACTTATGGAGATGGAGATCCCCCCGCACGCTCTGGACGTCCTGAGCTGCCTATATTTCGCCAGAACACTTCCGCTTGAGGTTGGGGATACTTACTACATAGACAGTCACATAGATAACGAGAATTACCCCCTCGAGATAACCGTTCACGAAAGGGATCACATAAGGGTACCTGCAGGAGAATTCGACTGCATCATGGTTCAGCCCACCCTGCAGTCTCAGGGTCTTTTCGATCAGCAGGGGGAGATATGGGTCTGGCTTACAGACGATGAACGACATATGCCTGTTCTTATGCGCAGCGCTATTGTAATTGGTGAAATAGTATGTGTTCTTAAGGATTACTCAGTCGGGACTCCGATTGAAGTTGAAAACCCGGGTTTCGAGACATATTTAGTTGAAGCCCAGTGA
- a CDS encoding ribonuclease HIII: MIPGGELDRRIDEAVGRLEKSGITAANRRVLSNGIRITFSDNSRICGINFYYSKKKGFSVVPGGGDNRFSQEIKGILISDDTEMPGGTWTGSDEAGKGDYIGPLTVAAVYVNRQRAETYRNIGITDSKVLSNDTVSKYARTIKDTSDGFFSIVSVSPLDYNTRFNKLSKIGKNSLDLLAECHAEAIRELLKMNPMPQCVIVDKFCDEKRISHLLPEGDYRLDLRIRGESDPAVAAASILARDAYLNGLDKISGKFGIKAISGSGHQTDTIARKFVNEFGADILDEVVKVHFKNTLKVMSLFS, encoded by the coding sequence GTGATTCCCGGAGGAGAACTCGACCGCAGGATTGATGAAGCAGTTGGAAGACTTGAGAAATCAGGGATTACCGCTGCGAACAGAAGAGTACTGTCCAACGGTATTCGGATAACCTTCAGTGATAACAGCAGAATTTGTGGAATAAATTTTTATTACTCGAAGAAAAAGGGATTTTCAGTGGTTCCTGGTGGCGGAGACAATCGGTTCTCTCAAGAAATAAAAGGAATTCTGATATCGGATGATACGGAAATGCCTGGCGGTACCTGGACCGGTTCTGACGAAGCGGGGAAAGGTGATTACATTGGACCGCTGACAGTGGCTGCAGTCTATGTAAATCGCCAGCGTGCTGAAACGTATCGGAATATAGGCATTACCGATTCCAAGGTGCTGAGTAATGATACAGTTAGTAAATATGCAAGAACGATAAAAGATACTTCGGATGGTTTTTTCTCAATTGTATCCGTTTCTCCTTTGGATTACAACACCAGGTTCAATAAGCTTTCGAAAATAGGAAAAAACAGCCTTGATCTGCTGGCCGAATGTCATGCAGAGGCTATCAGGGAACTTCTAAAAATGAATCCAATGCCTCAATGCGTTATCGTAGACAAGTTTTGTGATGAAAAGCGCATTTCGCATCTTCTTCCTGAAGGAGACTACAGGCTTGACCTCCGGATCAGGGGGGAGTCGGATCCTGCAGTAGCGGCGGCTTCCATACTTGCCAGGGATGCATACCTGAATGGCCTGGATAAGATCTCCGGAAAATTCGGGATCAAAGCGATTTCCGGATCCGGACATCAGACCGATACGATAGCAAGGAAATTCGTTAATGAGTTCGGAGCGGATATTCTTGATGAAGTTGTCAAGGTTCACTTCAAAAACACATTAAAGGTCATGTCCCTGTTCAGTTGA
- a CDS encoding PD-(D/E)XK nuclease family protein, which yields MITGYDPSTKTFKTGIGNLIDYGRLPDTLIPSENPLSIHERQRVHTAFQREQVKKGWQKEISVSLELNFGGIRFVIRGRMDLLLESDGSTEIVEVKTIRGKPEFTDPVHSRTNNALQLYFYAKAFSIEKDFPIEEIRLSLAYLSMDRKSRAVYPFPVSFKDGRLDELWHNLLTDVSEHITNEDIRKNTQIAALGNFKFPYNSLRPGQEEVLNEVGSCIDNKGYLMLQAPTGTGKTAAVITGAIRKTIPERAALFFLTAKNTHKQIVEDTLRLIIDKGVPLRGIFITAKSGICHRGRSRCFADDCPYAADFRKKIHSSGIIKNLLDLQIINPDVLKDKARRAEVCAFELGLYLSTQCDIVVCDYNYVFDPHVFLKRFFLERNTSEMCCLLIDEAANLPSRARDYYSPQIKLSWITELLEDSRCPPAIKKLLDPWIDGFGEWIALLENSDDNEIEIPPDTNTPLNKDKLFTHMYELRDPPETLRELFKAVIDFSKLSGVSDNRYHLLFRLEKGDYIIQWFCTDPSGFLWDRLESCLSAIAFSATLTPFEHFRYLLGFPGGGETVSKSIAWPFPRENLGVWIIPEIDTRYKDRRESSSLLRDRISEIYLAIPGTWLVFFPSYIYLEQISGLFENSDIPLLIQTPGMSREERGTFIDRIESENQLVMTVSGGVFSEGIDLHSENILGAIVIGPSLPGMNLRMKLLSESYSNLGRDAFIHTWAIPGMVRVIQAAGRLIRNGRERKALILIGRRFTKYPYLGLLPEHWFVNGSIQLISGGISRIKEFFNERATRKRRPGLSSL from the coding sequence ATGATTACCGGATACGATCCTTCCACAAAAACGTTCAAAACGGGCATCGGGAACCTTATCGATTATGGAAGGCTTCCCGATACTCTTATTCCTTCGGAAAATCCCCTTAGTATTCATGAAAGACAGAGGGTTCACACCGCGTTCCAGAGGGAGCAGGTAAAGAAAGGCTGGCAAAAGGAAATATCAGTCAGCCTTGAGCTCAACTTCGGTGGTATCCGGTTCGTTATCAGGGGGCGGATGGATCTCCTTCTGGAATCGGACGGCTCAACGGAAATTGTGGAAGTTAAAACAATCCGAGGCAAACCTGAATTCACAGATCCTGTGCATAGCAGAACCAACAACGCCCTCCAGCTGTATTTCTACGCTAAAGCCTTCTCAATTGAGAAGGATTTTCCGATTGAAGAGATCAGGCTCAGCCTTGCGTATTTATCCATGGACAGAAAAAGTCGAGCTGTATATCCCTTCCCGGTAAGTTTCAAGGATGGCAGGCTTGACGAACTCTGGCACAATCTGCTCACAGATGTTTCAGAACACATTACAAATGAAGACATCCGTAAAAACACGCAGATTGCAGCCCTGGGAAATTTCAAATTCCCCTATAATTCACTGAGACCCGGTCAGGAGGAAGTGTTAAACGAAGTTGGAAGCTGCATTGATAACAAGGGTTATCTCATGCTGCAGGCACCAACAGGAACCGGAAAGACAGCAGCTGTAATAACCGGGGCAATAAGAAAAACCATACCGGAAAGAGCTGCGCTCTTTTTCCTTACAGCCAAGAATACACATAAGCAGATAGTCGAAGATACACTCAGACTCATAATCGATAAAGGAGTACCACTGCGTGGGATATTCATCACGGCAAAGTCCGGAATCTGCCACAGGGGCAGGTCACGCTGCTTTGCTGACGACTGCCCTTACGCCGCGGATTTTAGAAAAAAAATCCACAGTTCAGGAATTATTAAGAACCTGCTTGACCTTCAGATCATCAACCCTGATGTACTTAAGGATAAAGCCCGCCGTGCTGAAGTATGTGCCTTCGAACTGGGGCTTTACCTTTCCACGCAATGCGATATTGTTGTCTGCGATTACAACTATGTATTCGATCCACACGTATTCCTGAAACGATTCTTCCTTGAAAGAAACACTTCGGAAATGTGCTGCCTTCTTATAGACGAGGCCGCGAACCTTCCATCAAGAGCAAGAGATTACTATTCCCCGCAAATAAAACTTTCCTGGATAACGGAGCTTCTTGAGGATTCCAGATGCCCCCCTGCCATAAAAAAACTGCTTGATCCATGGATTGATGGATTCGGGGAATGGATTGCTCTTCTGGAAAACTCAGACGATAACGAAATTGAGATTCCTCCCGATACGAACACTCCCTTGAATAAAGATAAGTTATTCACCCATATGTATGAATTACGGGATCCTCCCGAAACACTGCGGGAACTGTTTAAAGCGGTCATTGATTTCTCAAAATTGTCAGGGGTTTCAGACAACAGGTATCACCTTCTTTTCCGACTCGAGAAAGGCGATTACATAATTCAGTGGTTCTGTACCGATCCTTCGGGATTCCTGTGGGACAGGCTTGAAAGCTGCCTTAGCGCAATAGCTTTTTCCGCCACACTGACCCCCTTCGAGCATTTCAGATATCTACTGGGATTTCCCGGCGGAGGCGAAACTGTTTCAAAGAGCATCGCGTGGCCGTTTCCCAGGGAGAATCTGGGAGTATGGATAATCCCTGAAATAGATACAAGGTACAAAGACAGAAGAGAATCATCATCTCTTCTAAGGGACAGAATTAGTGAAATTTACCTTGCAATACCCGGCACCTGGCTGGTGTTCTTCCCTTCCTATATCTACCTTGAACAGATCTCCGGCCTTTTTGAGAACAGCGATATTCCGCTTCTCATCCAGACACCCGGCATGAGCCGCGAAGAAAGAGGAACATTCATCGACCGTATAGAGTCTGAAAACCAGCTTGTTATGACCGTTTCGGGTGGTGTTTTCTCAGAGGGAATCGATCTTCATTCGGAGAACATTCTCGGAGCAATCGTTATAGGACCATCGCTTCCCGGTATGAACCTCCGTATGAAATTACTATCTGAAAGTTACTCCAACCTTGGCAGAGATGCCTTTATTCACACCTGGGCAATACCTGGCATGGTCCGTGTAATCCAGGCAGCTGGAAGGCTCATTAGAAACGGAAGAGAGCGTAAAGCCCTTATTCTTATCGGAAGAAGGTTCACGAAATACCCTTATTTGGGTCTGTTGCCCGAACACTGGTTCGTAAACGGATCGATACAGCTTATCTCAGGCGGGATCAGCAGAATTAAGGAATTTTTTAATGAAAGGGCGACGCGCAAGCGCCGCCCTGGTTTATCTTCGCTGTAA
- a CDS encoding prolyl oligopeptidase family serine peptidase, producing the protein MLLSVAAIIALFGADEFASSGYMEPDQVLIDIVDVQWAPRTSVSPDFHNWLLRFPQAYPSIAELAQDELKLAGMRFSPQTYAPTRSRKFVDLSLLRYPGLETVEIHGLPENPQILSTSWSPDGSRIAFTNETPAGVELWIIDAESAEAERLTGPVVSLTASEWPEWLSDGSGILCCIIPEDHGESPSESPVPSGPVIQETTGEESPARTYQDILENPYDEDLFEYYLTSQLSVVRMDGSIDEVGNPGIIWYYSPSPDAEYIMVSQLMRPFSYMVTAGRFPELIEIWDLEGNTVYEVADFPVRDAIPIATGSTFEGPRNVNWRSDTDATLTWVEALDGGDAGAEAELRDRVFMLDAPFDSEPEELQSLRSRFGGIEWGNDSLAIVSEWWWPTRNQKSWRVRPGRPNSNAELLVDRSWEDRYSDPGIPITHLNSRGKSVLAISPDGGYIYLAGDGASPEGDRPFLDRLDLNTLETERLFHSQPPYFERPSRFINDECTEFLFRREAVDQYPNYFVRDMEDDSEVQVTFYSNPVTVLDGLHKELITYKREDGLDLSATLYLPPGYDATDGPLPMVMWAYPQNYGSASAAGQISGSPCKFDYIGWWSPLIWLTQGYAVLDDTAMPIVGEGDEQPNDTFIEQLVMSAQAAVDEVVGMGVADPDRIAVGGHSYGAFMTANLLAHSDLFAAGLARTGAYNRTLTPFGFQSEDRSLWEAKETYIEMSPFMNADLINEPILLIHGDADSNSGTFPMQSERFFAALKGLGGVARLVMLPLESHSYRARESILHVLWETQEWLKTYVKD; encoded by the coding sequence ATGCTTTTATCAGTTGCAGCGATTATCGCCCTGTTCGGCGCGGATGAATTCGCATCGTCCGGCTATATGGAACCTGACCAGGTGCTCATCGACATAGTTGATGTTCAGTGGGCTCCACGGACCAGCGTTTCTCCCGATTTCCATAACTGGCTTCTTCGATTTCCTCAGGCATATCCCTCAATTGCAGAACTCGCGCAGGACGAACTGAAACTCGCGGGTATGCGGTTCAGCCCACAAACATATGCTCCGACCCGTAGTAGAAAGTTCGTTGATCTGTCCTTGTTGAGATATCCTGGGCTTGAGACAGTAGAAATACACGGCCTGCCGGAAAACCCGCAGATACTCAGCACAAGCTGGTCGCCTGATGGCTCAAGAATTGCTTTCACCAACGAAACCCCGGCTGGGGTTGAGCTGTGGATAATCGATGCCGAGTCGGCTGAAGCGGAGAGACTCACCGGGCCGGTGGTCAGTCTCACCGCCAGCGAATGGCCGGAATGGCTTTCGGACGGTTCCGGTATACTCTGCTGCATCATTCCCGAAGATCATGGAGAATCCCCTTCTGAGAGTCCTGTTCCTTCGGGTCCTGTCATTCAGGAGACAACCGGGGAAGAATCGCCGGCAAGAACCTATCAGGACATTCTGGAAAACCCTTACGATGAGGATCTCTTCGAATACTACCTTACTTCGCAATTGTCAGTTGTCCGGATGGATGGCAGCATCGATGAAGTCGGAAACCCGGGTATTATCTGGTACTATTCCCCATCGCCTGATGCTGAGTACATTATGGTTTCACAGCTAATGAGACCTTTCTCCTATATGGTTACCGCCGGACGATTCCCTGAACTCATTGAAATCTGGGATCTTGAGGGAAACACCGTTTACGAAGTTGCCGATTTTCCCGTAAGGGATGCGATTCCAATAGCCACAGGAAGTACATTCGAAGGACCAAGAAACGTAAACTGGAGGAGCGATACCGATGCCACGCTCACCTGGGTAGAAGCGCTTGATGGGGGAGATGCCGGGGCTGAAGCTGAACTCAGGGACAGGGTTTTCATGCTTGACGCTCCCTTTGATTCGGAACCGGAAGAGCTTCAAAGCCTCCGGAGCAGATTCGGTGGTATTGAGTGGGGGAACGATTCACTTGCCATCGTTTCAGAATGGTGGTGGCCCACAAGGAACCAGAAGTCCTGGAGAGTAAGACCGGGACGGCCGAATTCCAATGCTGAGCTGCTTGTTGACCGTTCATGGGAGGACAGGTACAGTGATCCTGGAATCCCGATAACACACCTCAACAGCAGGGGAAAAAGCGTACTTGCTATATCCCCCGATGGTGGTTACATATATCTTGCGGGTGATGGTGCTTCACCGGAGGGAGACAGGCCTTTTCTTGACAGGCTGGATCTGAATACACTGGAGACCGAAAGGCTTTTTCATTCGCAACCTCCGTACTTTGAACGTCCATCCAGATTCATAAACGATGAATGCACCGAATTCCTTTTCAGGCGGGAGGCAGTTGATCAATACCCCAATTACTTCGTCAGGGATATGGAGGATGATTCCGAAGTACAGGTAACGTTTTACTCCAATCCGGTGACGGTTCTCGATGGTTTGCATAAAGAACTCATTACTTACAAACGTGAGGATGGTCTTGATCTTTCAGCGACACTCTATCTGCCTCCGGGTTACGATGCTACAGACGGCCCTCTTCCCATGGTGATGTGGGCTTATCCACAGAACTACGGTTCGGCTTCAGCAGCAGGTCAAATTTCAGGTTCACCCTGCAAGTTCGATTATATCGGCTGGTGGTCACCTTTAATATGGCTTACACAGGGCTACGCGGTGCTCGACGATACGGCCATGCCCATCGTCGGTGAAGGAGACGAGCAGCCCAACGATACGTTTATAGAGCAGCTTGTCATGAGCGCTCAGGCAGCAGTTGACGAGGTAGTTGGAATGGGAGTGGCTGATCCTGACAGAATAGCTGTCGGAGGGCATTCGTATGGAGCCTTCATGACTGCGAATCTCCTTGCCCATTCGGATCTTTTCGCGGCGGGACTGGCAAGGACCGGGGCGTACAACAGAACCCTGACACCCTTCGGTTTCCAGTCTGAGGACAGATCACTATGGGAAGCCAAGGAAACATACATCGAAATGTCACCCTTCATGAACGCGGATTTGATCAACGAACCGATACTCCTCATTCACGGAGACGCGGACAGTAATTCAGGAACATTTCCGATGCAGAGCGAACGGTTCTTCGCGGCTCTGAAAGGACTGGGGGGAGTTGCCAGGCTTGTCATGCTGCCGCTTGAAAGCCACAGCTACAGGGCACGGGAATCCATTCTTCATGTACTCTGGGAAACCCAGGAATGGCTGAAGACCTATGTCAAGGACTGA